One window from the genome of Leuconostoc suionicum encodes:
- a CDS encoding glycoside hydrolase family 70 protein has translation MRDKRIICDRKKLYKSGKMLVTAGIFSAVIFGVSATNVSADSTNNTDVTVSQATDKVVDTTVATTDKVAGTTAATDKTADATTSTDKVASTAAATDKTADATTSTDKVASTAAATDKTADATTSTDKVASIAAATDKTADATTSTDKVAGTTATTDKTADTTTSTDKVASTTTATDKTADATTSTDKVASTVAATDKTADAATSTDKVAGTTAATDKTADATTSTDKVAGTTAATDKTADATTSTDKVASTAAATDKAADATTSTDKVASTTTATDKVAATISEKSKSIKQIDGKTYFIGDDGQPKKNFTAIVDGQVLYFDKDNGALTSNSSQYTDGLVNIGNEHNAAYSLSSDSFTQVDGYLTANSWYRPKDILKNGTTWTASTANDFRPLLMSWWPDKDTQVSYLKYMQSAGLLSDDVVLSNNDSMNSLTDTAMTVQKNIEEKIGLLGSTDWLKADMNQMVDSQSNWNISSESKGTDHLQGGALLYVNSDLTPNANSDYRLLNRTPTNQKGQIATNGDQGGYEMLLANDVDNSNPIVQAEQLNWLYYMMNIGSIAQNDPTANFDGYRVDAVDNVNADLLQIAGDYFKAAYGTNQSDANANNHISILEDWDNNDPAYVKAQGNNQLTMDFPMHLALKYSLNMPSSARSGLEPAISTSLVNRATDATENEAQPNYSFIRAHDSEVQTVIAQIIKDKINPNSDGLTVSTDEIAKAFEIYNADELKADKEYTAYNIPSSYALMLTNKDTIPRVYYGDLFTDDGQYMSAKSPYYDALTSLLQSRVKYVSGGQSMNMTYLHNNQGLLTSVRYGKDAMTATDTGTSETRTQGIGLIVGNKTDLNLNNDEQIVLNMGAAHKNQAYRALMLSTKDGLKIYNSDDEAPVAYTDDQGRLIFKSDMVYGVSDAQVSGYLAAWVPVGASDNQDARTESSTAASTDGNTYHSNSALDSQVIYEGFSNFQAMPTQADEYTNIKIAENAQLFKSLGITSFELAPQYRSSTDNSFLDSVIQNGYAFTDRYDIGYNTPTKYGTVDQLLDALRALHAQGIQAINDWVPDQIYNLPGEEIVTASRTNGSGKLDENSVINNTLYDSRTVGGGEYQAIYGGAFLDKLKQDYPELFETKQISTGEAMNPDVKITEWSAKYFNGSNIQGRGAWYVLKDWSTNQYFNVSSGSEFLPKQLLGEKTSTGFTTGDNGKTEFYSTSGYQAKNTFIQDNDNWYYFDNDGYMVVGAQEINGKKYYFLPNGVELQDAYLSDGTNEYYYSSDGRQISNQYYQGSDNNWRYFFADGHMAIGLTTITAEDGTTNQQYFDANGVQIKGAAIKSADGNVHYFDGKTGNMVINSWGKISDGSWLYLNDSGVAVTGPQNINGQNLYFNEDGIQVKGEAITDNSGKIHYYDRSTGNMVVSSWGETNNGSWLYLNDKGDAVTGEQVIDGQKLYFSSNGIQLKNTFKKLSDGSWLYLDDKGLPVTGSQVIGGQNLYFGQDGKQVKGDVATDGQGNTHYYESNTGNMVTNSWAELSDSSWMYLDNDGNPLTGQQNIDGQSLYFSDDGKQIKNALVKLDDGSTIYLDDKGVSSTGIQKIDDKIYYFDPDGKQVVCRFEELPDGSWMYLDDDGVAATGAQKINGQELYFDNNGRQVKNDKVINDDGTINYYTGMSGEKLKNDFGELPDGSWMYLDNQGNAVIGAQKINGQNLYFKTDGQQVKGEANVDSSGEMHFYDPDSGELITNRFEQVASGVWAYFDANGVAVTGEQRIGKQNLFFDPTGYQVKGDKRTIDGVLYTFDKDSGERQSLNSISVLPANGQYITDKAQNWYYQVDGENVKGLYTNNDGQLRYFDLTTGVQTKGNFVTIGNDTYYFTKEQGDGQIVSEVVSGHYSTIQLSDNSSAWVYRDANDQILKGLQNINGRLQYFDLNTGAQLKGGAANYDGNLYYFESSEGNLVSKIQQSYSTGKYVTNDDKVTYVDEQNNQVTGLVLIDDQLQYFNPIDGSQVKNEQVIIDGVTYYFDNNGNGQYLFTNTATMSTNEFAKHSAAYSNDSSSFTNTIDGFLTADTWYRPKDILENGQTWVASSTNDVRPLITVWWPNKDVQVNYLNFMKQNGLLDTTSQFNLQSDQYDLNVAAQKVQMAIEQRISKEKSTDWLKDLLFEAHQDTPSFVKQQFIWNKDSEYQGQGDAWFEGGYLKYGNSDLTPTTNSDYRESGNAFDFLLANDVDNSNPAVQAENLNWLHYLMNFGTITANDDDANFDSIRIDAVDFINNDAIQRTYDYLRDAYKVDASEDNANKHISLVEAGLDAGTSTIKSDALVESNFREAATLSLANQPGENSSLTNMLQDIDGGQIIADHANNATENEATPNYSIIHAHDKGIQEKVGAAITDVTGADWTNFTDDQLKEGLAAYYQDQRSTNKKYNIYNLPSIYALMLTNKDTVPRVYYGDMYQDDGQYMEKQSIYYDAIVSLMNTRKSYVSGGQTMNVDEHGLLKSVRFGKDAMTASDLGTNETRTEGVGILVGNDSSLKLNDSDTVTLEMGAAHKNQKYRAALLTTSDGIVTYDADNDAPTIWTDDRGTLTFSNKEIAGQDYTSVQGFANPQVSGYLAVWVPVGASDDQDARTAASTDANTDDKVLHSNAALDSNLIYEGFSNFQPKATTNDELTNVVIAKNANLFEKWGITSFEMAPQYRSSGDHTFLDSTIDNGYAFTDRYDLGFETPTKYGTDKDLRTAIKALHQSNMQVMADVVDNQVYNLSGQEVVSASRAGVYGNDVSTGFGTQLYAVNSVGGGKYQAQYGGEYLNELKQQYPDLFEAKTYDYWVKNYSNDGSNPYYTLSQNTRKDMPSDETIKQWSAKYMNGTNVLGNGMGYVLKDWNTGQYFKIGEKNADFITN, from the coding sequence ATGAGAGACAAAAGAATAATATGCGATCGTAAAAAATTGTATAAATCTGGGAAAATGTTAGTGACAGCTGGTATTTTTTCTGCTGTGATATTTGGCGTTTCCGCAACTAACGTAAGCGCTGATAGCACTAATAACACTGATGTTACGGTGTCGCAAGCAACAGACAAAGTGGTAGATACCACAGTGGCGACAACAGATAAAGTAGCGGGCACAACGGCTGCAACAGATAAAACAGCTGATGCGACAACATCAACGGACAAAGTAGCGTCCACAGCAGCTGCAACAGATAAAACAGCTGATGCGACAACATCAACGGACAAAGTAGCGTCCACAGCAGCTGCAACAGATAAAACAGCTGATGCGACAACATCAACGGACAAAGTAGCGTCCATAGCAGCTGCAACAGATAAAACGGCTGATGCGACAACATCAACGGACAAAGTAGCGGGCACAACGGCTACAACAGATAAAACAGCTGATACGACAACATCAACGGATAAAGTAGCGTCCACAACAACTGCAACAGATAAAACAGCTGATGCGACAACATCAACGGACAAAGTAGCGTCCACAGTAGCTGCAACAGATAAAACAGCTGATGCGGCAACATCAACGGACAAAGTAGCGGGCACAACGGCTGCAACAGATAAAACAGCTGATGCGACAACATCAACGGACAAAGTAGCGGGCACAACGGCTGCAACAGATAAAACAGCTGATGCGACAACATCAACGGACAAAGTAGCGTCCACAGCAGCTGCAACAGATAAAGCAGCCGATGCGACAACATCAACGGACAAAGTAGCGTCCACAACAACTGCAACAGATAAAGTAGCAGCCACAATATCAGAAAAATCAAAAAGCATTAAACAAATCGATGGTAAAACTTATTTCATTGGTGATGATGGTCAGCCTAAGAAAAATTTTACAGCCATTGTTGACGGTCAAGTATTATATTTCGACAAAGATAATGGTGCTTTGACATCAAATAGTAGTCAATATACCGATGGTTTGGTCAATATAGGAAATGAGCATAATGCGGCTTATTCATTGTCTTCGGATAGTTTTACACAAGTTGATGGCTATCTAACGGCTAACAGTTGGTACCGACCTAAAGATATATTAAAAAATGGTACAACTTGGACAGCTTCAACAGCAAACGATTTTCGACCATTGTTAATGTCTTGGTGGCCGGATAAAGATACCCAAGTTTCATACTTAAAATATATGCAATCTGCGGGATTATTATCAGATGACGTGGTATTATCAAACAATGATAGTATGAATAGTTTGACGGATACGGCTATGACTGTTCAAAAAAATATTGAAGAAAAAATTGGTCTATTGGGTAGTACTGACTGGCTTAAGGCCGATATGAACCAAATGGTTGACTCACAATCGAATTGGAACATTAGTAGTGAGTCTAAAGGAACAGATCATTTGCAAGGTGGTGCGCTCTTATACGTTAATAGTGATTTGACACCAAATGCCAATTCTGATTATCGTTTATTAAATCGAACGCCAACTAACCAAAAAGGTCAAATTGCAACAAATGGTGATCAAGGTGGTTATGAGATGTTGTTGGCCAACGACGTTGATAATTCTAACCCAATTGTTCAAGCTGAACAATTGAATTGGTTATACTACATGATGAATATCGGTAGCATCGCGCAAAATGATCCAACAGCAAATTTTGACGGTTACAGAGTTGATGCTGTTGATAACGTGAATGCTGACTTATTGCAAATTGCTGGAGATTACTTTAAAGCCGCGTATGGAACCAATCAAAGTGACGCTAATGCAAACAATCACATTTCCATCTTAGAAGACTGGGATAATAATGATCCAGCGTATGTAAAAGCACAGGGAAATAACCAATTAACTATGGATTTCCCAATGCATTTGGCATTGAAGTATTCATTGAATATGCCAAGTAGTGCTCGTAGCGGTTTGGAACCAGCAATTTCAACGAGTCTAGTAAATCGTGCAACAGATGCCACAGAAAATGAAGCCCAACCGAACTATTCATTTATTCGTGCACATGATAGTGAAGTACAAACAGTTATTGCTCAAATTATTAAAGATAAAATTAATCCTAATTCCGATGGATTAACCGTCTCAACAGACGAAATTGCCAAAGCATTCGAAATATATAATGCTGACGAATTAAAGGCTGATAAAGAGTATACTGCATATAATATACCCTCATCATATGCATTGATGCTAACTAACAAAGATACAATTCCTCGTGTGTATTATGGTGATTTGTTCACGGATGATGGACAATATATGTCTGCAAAATCACCATATTATGATGCACTTACTTCATTACTTCAATCGCGAGTAAAATATGTTTCAGGTGGTCAATCTATGAATATGACTTACCTTCATAATAATCAAGGCCTTTTGACGTCAGTCCGCTATGGAAAAGACGCCATGACAGCTACCGATACTGGTACAAGTGAAACGCGCACACAAGGTATTGGGTTAATTGTCGGCAACAAAACTGATTTAAACCTGAATAATGATGAGCAAATTGTTCTTAACATGGGCGCCGCACACAAAAATCAAGCTTACCGCGCATTAATGTTAAGTACTAAAGATGGATTGAAAATTTATAATAGTGATGACGAGGCACCGGTGGCGTATACAGATGACCAAGGCCGTTTGATTTTCAAATCTGATATGGTTTATGGTGTGAGTGATGCCCAGGTTTCTGGTTATTTAGCAGCTTGGGTGCCAGTCGGTGCAAGCGATAACCAAGATGCTAGAACAGAAAGTAGTACAGCAGCATCAACAGATGGGAATACCTATCATTCAAATAGTGCCTTGGATTCTCAAGTTATATATGAAGGCTTTTCAAACTTCCAAGCCATGCCAACACAGGCCGATGAGTATACCAATATCAAGATTGCCGAAAACGCGCAATTGTTCAAGAGTCTTGGCATAACAAGCTTTGAATTGGCGCCTCAATATCGTTCAAGTACGGATAATAGTTTCTTAGATTCAGTTATTCAAAATGGCTATGCCTTCACGGATCGCTACGATATTGGTTATAACACGCCTACCAAATACGGTACAGTTGATCAACTATTAGATGCTTTAAGAGCCTTACATGCTCAAGGCATTCAGGCTATCAATGATTGGGTCCCAGACCAAATTTATAATTTGCCTGGTGAAGAAATTGTGACAGCCAGTCGAACAAATGGTTCAGGAAAGTTGGATGAAAACTCAGTTATTAACAATACACTTTATGATTCTCGTACTGTTGGTGGCGGAGAGTATCAAGCTATATATGGAGGTGCTTTCTTAGATAAATTAAAACAAGATTATCCTGAGTTATTTGAAACAAAACAAATTTCAACAGGTGAAGCAATGAACCCTGATGTCAAAATCACAGAATGGTCAGCTAAGTATTTTAATGGCTCAAACATTCAAGGACGCGGTGCGTGGTATGTTCTCAAGGATTGGTCAACCAATCAATACTTTAATGTTTCAAGTGGTAGTGAATTTTTACCTAAGCAACTGTTAGGTGAAAAAACAAGTACAGGATTTACCACCGGTGACAATGGTAAGACTGAGTTTTATTCTACGAGTGGCTACCAAGCAAAGAATACATTTATTCAAGATAATGACAATTGGTATTATTTTGATAATGACGGTTATATGGTTGTTGGTGCTCAAGAAATTAATGGTAAAAAGTATTATTTCTTACCAAATGGTGTAGAGTTACAAGATGCTTATTTGTCTGACGGGACTAATGAGTATTACTACAGTAGTGATGGTCGTCAAATTTCTAATCAATATTACCAAGGATCAGACAACAACTGGCGTTATTTCTTTGCAGATGGTCATATGGCTATAGGGTTAACAACAATTACTGCAGAAGATGGTACAACAAATCAACAATATTTTGATGCAAATGGTGTGCAAATTAAGGGCGCAGCTATAAAGAGTGCTGATGGCAATGTGCACTATTTTGATGGTAAGACAGGAAACATGGTTATAAATTCCTGGGGTAAAATAAGCGATGGTTCATGGTTATACTTGAATGATAGCGGTGTAGCGGTTACAGGACCGCAAAATATTAACGGTCAAAATCTTTACTTCAACGAAGACGGTATTCAAGTAAAGGGTGAAGCCATTACTGATAATAGTGGAAAAATACATTATTATGATCGCAGCACAGGAAATATGGTAGTGAGCTCATGGGGTGAAACGAATAATGGTTCATGGCTATACTTGAACGACAAGGGTGATGCCGTTACAGGAGAACAAGTTATTGACGGTCAAAAACTATATTTCAGTAGTAATGGAATCCAGCTTAAAAATACATTCAAGAAGTTATCCGATGGTTCATGGCTATATTTGGACGATAAAGGTCTTCCAGTGACTGGGTCACAGGTCATTGGTGGACAAAACTTGTATTTCGGCCAAGATGGAAAGCAAGTCAAAGGTGACGTTGCTACAGATGGACAAGGTAACACTCATTATTATGAAAGCAACACAGGAAATATGGTTACTAATTCATGGGCAGAATTATCGGACAGTTCGTGGATGTATCTAGACAATGATGGCAATCCTTTAACAGGACAGCAAAATATTGATGGCCAGTCACTTTACTTTAGTGATGATGGTAAGCAAATCAAAAACGCATTGGTTAAACTAGATGATGGATCAACAATTTACCTCGATGATAAAGGTGTTTCATCAACTGGTATTCAAAAGATTGATGATAAGATCTATTATTTTGATCCTGATGGTAAACAAGTAGTATGTCGTTTTGAAGAATTACCAGACGGTTCATGGATGTATCTAGATGATGATGGTGTTGCTGCTACGGGCGCTCAAAAAATTAATGGTCAGGAATTATATTTCGACAATAATGGTAGACAAGTTAAGAACGACAAAGTAATTAATGATGATGGAACAATAAACTATTACACAGGTATGAGCGGTGAAAAACTAAAAAATGATTTTGGTGAATTACCAGACGGTTCATGGATGTACTTGGATAATCAAGGTAATGCTGTAATAGGCGCTCAAAAAATTAATGGCCAAAATCTTTACTTCAAGACAGACGGACAACAAGTTAAGGGTGAAGCTAATGTTGATTCATCAGGTGAAATGCACTTTTATGATCCTGATTCCGGTGAGTTAATTACAAATAGATTTGAACAAGTTGCTAGTGGTGTATGGGCATACTTTGATGCCAATGGTGTTGCTGTAACAGGTGAGCAACGTATTGGTAAGCAAAATTTGTTTTTTGATCCAACTGGTTATCAAGTTAAAGGCGACAAACGAACAATTGACGGCGTTCTCTATACCTTTGATAAAGACAGTGGAGAGAGACAGAGTCTAAATTCTATATCAGTATTACCTGCAAACGGGCAATACATAACCGATAAGGCTCAGAATTGGTATTATCAAGTCGATGGTGAAAATGTAAAAGGCCTATATACAAATAATGATGGTCAATTACGTTACTTCGATTTGACAACTGGCGTGCAGACTAAAGGTAACTTTGTGACAATTGGCAATGATACCTACTATTTCACTAAGGAACAAGGGGATGGACAAATAGTTTCTGAGGTTGTTTCAGGACACTATAGTACTATCCAGTTAAGTGACAATTCGTCTGCATGGGTTTATCGCGATGCAAATGATCAAATTTTGAAGGGCCTACAGAATATAAACGGTCGTCTGCAATATTTTGATTTAAACACCGGTGCGCAATTAAAAGGCGGTGCTGCAAACTATGATGGCAACCTTTATTATTTTGAATCATCAGAGGGTAACCTAGTCAGTAAAATTCAGCAATCCTACTCAACTGGGAAGTATGTGACCAATGACGATAAAGTAACATATGTTGATGAGCAAAATAACCAAGTCACGGGCTTAGTGCTGATTGATGATCAATTACAATACTTTAATCCAATTGATGGTAGTCAAGTCAAGAATGAGCAGGTTATCATTGATGGCGTAACATACTACTTTGACAATAATGGTAATGGACAATATTTGTTTACAAATACAGCAACGATGTCAACTAATGAATTTGCCAAACATAGTGCTGCTTATAGCAATGATAGTTCTAGCTTCACGAATACGATAGATGGTTTCTTGACGGCCGATACCTGGTATCGCCCCAAAGATATCTTGGAAAACGGACAGACATGGGTTGCTTCTTCAACAAATGACGTACGTCCACTGATCACAGTTTGGTGGCCAAATAAAGATGTCCAAGTTAATTATTTGAATTTTATGAAGCAAAATGGTTTGCTAGATACAACTAGTCAATTCAATTTACAATCTGATCAATATGACTTGAATGTCGCCGCGCAAAAAGTCCAAATGGCTATTGAACAGCGTATTTCGAAAGAAAAGAGTACAGATTGGCTGAAAGATCTTTTGTTTGAAGCTCATCAAGATACGCCTTCGTTTGTGAAACAACAATTTATTTGGAATAAAGATTCTGAATATCAAGGTCAAGGGGATGCTTGGTTCGAAGGTGGCTATCTTAAGTATGGTAATAGTGACTTAACACCAACAACCAATTCAGATTATCGTGAATCTGGAAATGCTTTTGATTTCTTACTTGCTAATGATGTCGACAATTCTAACCCAGCAGTTCAAGCTGAAAATTTGAATTGGTTACATTATTTAATGAACTTTGGCACAATTACAGCTAATGATGATGATGCCAATTTTGACAGTATTCGTATTGATGCCGTTGACTTTATTAATAATGATGCCATTCAAAGAACCTATGATTACTTGCGTGATGCTTATAAAGTTGATGCAAGTGAAGACAATGCTAATAAGCATATTTCACTAGTTGAAGCTGGATTAGATGCTGGCACCTCTACAATTAAGAGTGATGCTTTAGTTGAATCAAACTTTAGAGAGGCAGCTACACTATCGCTAGCAAATCAACCAGGGGAAAATAGTTCCTTGACTAATATGTTGCAAGACATTGATGGTGGACAGATCATAGCTGATCACGCCAACAATGCAACAGAAAATGAAGCAACGCCAAATTATTCAATTATTCATGCTCATGATAAGGGAATTCAAGAAAAGGTTGGTGCCGCAATTACCGACGTTACTGGTGCAGACTGGACGAATTTCACCGATGACCAATTAAAAGAAGGATTAGCAGCTTATTATCAAGATCAACGTTCAACGAATAAAAAGTATAACATCTATAACTTACCTAGTATCTATGCTTTGATGCTTACTAATAAGGATACAGTTCCACGCGTTTATTACGGCGATATGTATCAAGACGATGGGCAATATATGGAAAAGCAAAGTATTTATTATGATGCCATTGTTTCCTTGATGAATACCAGAAAGAGTTATGTGAGTGGTGGCCAAACCATGAATGTAGATGAACATGGATTGCTAAAGAGTGTTCGTTTTGGTAAAGACGCCATGACAGCTAGTGACCTTGGTACGAATGAAACACGCACTGAAGGTGTTGGTATACTGGTCGGTAATGATTCTTCACTGAAACTAAATGATTCAGATACAGTTACCTTAGAGATGGGGGCTGCTCATAAAAACCAAAAGTACCGAGCTGCATTGTTGACAACTAGTGATGGTATTGTTACGTATGATGCTGATAATGATGCACCAACAATTTGGACAGATGACCGTGGTACACTGACGTTCTCAAATAAGGAAATTGCTGGTCAAGATTATACTAGTGTGCAAGGATTTGCTAATCCACAAGTATCAGGTTACTTAGCAGTTTGGGTACCAGTAGGTGCTAGTGACGATCAAGATGCCCGAACAGCAGCATCAACAGATGCAAACACTGATGACAAAGTACTGCATTCTAATGCTGCATTAGATTCGAACTTGATTTACGAAGGCTTTTCTAACTTTCAACCTAAAGCAACTACCAATGATGAACTGACTAACGTAGTAATTGCTAAAAATGCTAATTTATTTGAAAAGTGGGGGATCACAAGTTTTGAAATGGCACCACAATATCGTTCAAGTGGGGACCACACGTTCTTAGATTCAACGATTGATAATGGTTATGCATTTACTGATCGATACGATTTGGGATTTGAAACACCAACTAAGTACGGTACTGATAAGGATTTGCGTACTGCAATTAAAGCATTACACCAATCAAACATGCAGGTTATGGCTGATGTAGTTGATAACCAAGTTTATAATTTATCTGGCCAAGAGGTCGTATCAGCTTCACGTGCCGGTGTTTATGGCAATGATGTGTCAACTGGATTTGGGACACAACTTTATGCGGTTAATAGTGTTGGTGGAGGTAAATATCAAGCCCAATATGGTGGTGAATATTTGAATGAATTGAAGCAACAATACCCAGATTTATTTGAAGCTAAGACGTATGACTACTGGGTTAAAAATTATTCTAATGACGGATCAAATCCGTACTACACACTATCACAAAACACACGAAAAGATATGCCGAGTGATGAGACTATTAAACAATGGTCAGCTAAATATATGAATGGTACTAATGTATTAGGAAACGGTATGGGATATGTGTTGAAAGATTGGAATACAGGTCAATACTTCAAAATTGGAGAAAAGAATGCTGATTTTATAACAAATTAA
- a CDS encoding SDR family oxidoreductase, which produces MTNTSGEYAKQNFPKQSQPEPGLQSKMSPTPDDGAASYVGHDRLKHKKALITGGDSGIGRSVAIAYAHEGADIVLNYLPEEESDAQEVKGIIESLGRKIKLVPGDLKNEAFSQKLIDEAVSFFGDLSILTLVAGKQQAEVDIANLSTQQITDTYATNVFSLIWLVKAALPHMQPGSSIITTNSIQAEQPSSFLVDYAGTKAAIKNMTMSLAKQLANRGIRVNSVAPGPIWTPLQVVGGQLPENIPTFGQSTPIGRAGQPAELAGAYVFLASNESSYVTGESINVTGGLK; this is translated from the coding sequence ATGACAAACACAAGTGGAGAATATGCAAAGCAGAATTTTCCAAAACAGAGTCAACCTGAACCAGGATTACAAAGCAAGATGTCGCCAACGCCAGATGATGGTGCAGCAAGTTATGTTGGGCATGACCGCCTGAAGCATAAGAAAGCACTAATAACCGGTGGTGACTCAGGAATCGGCAGATCTGTGGCGATAGCGTATGCACACGAAGGTGCTGATATTGTGTTAAATTATCTTCCTGAAGAAGAATCAGATGCACAAGAAGTTAAGGGCATTATTGAATCATTAGGTCGTAAAATCAAGCTAGTTCCAGGTGATTTAAAGAATGAAGCATTCAGCCAAAAATTGATTGACGAAGCAGTTTCTTTTTTTGGTGATTTAAGTATTTTGACGTTGGTAGCTGGCAAACAACAAGCAGAAGTTGATATTGCTAATTTGTCGACACAACAAATAACCGATACTTATGCAACAAATGTTTTTAGCCTCATTTGGCTTGTCAAAGCGGCTTTGCCACATATGCAACCTGGTAGCAGTATCATAACAACGAATTCTATTCAGGCAGAGCAACCATCGTCATTTCTCGTGGATTATGCAGGTACAAAAGCTGCTATTAAAAATATGACGATGAGTTTAGCCAAGCAATTGGCTAATCGAGGTATTCGCGTGAATAGTGTGGCACCTGGTCCCATTTGGACACCTTTGCAAGTTGTTGGTGGACAGTTGCCGGAGAACATTCCAACGTTTGGTCAATCGACACCCATCGGTAGGGCTGGTCAACCGGCAGAATTAGCAGGGGCTTATGTTTTCCTAGCTTCAAATGAATCTAGCTATGTAACAGGTGAGTCAATCAATGTTACTGGCGGCTTAAAGTAA
- a CDS encoding GlsB/YeaQ/YmgE family stress response membrane protein: MIWSLIVGAIIGAIAGAITNRGESMGWISNIIAGLIGSAIGQALLGQWGPSLAGMAIIPSIIGAVILVLVVSMVLGMRAKQ; encoded by the coding sequence ATGATTTGGTCATTAATTGTAGGTGCCATTATTGGTGCCATTGCAGGTGCTATCACAAATCGTGGTGAGTCAATGGGGTGGATTAGCAATATTATTGCTGGTTTAATCGGATCGGCTATTGGCCAGGCTTTGTTGGGACAATGGGGACCCAGTTTGGCGGGAATGGCAATCATTCCTTCGATAATCGGTGCTGTGATCCTTGTACTAGTCGTGTCAATGGTGCTTGGGATGAGAGCAAAACAGTAG
- the amaP gene encoding alkaline shock response membrane anchor protein AmaP, whose translation MKKSQKIVLSIFSLGYLVGLCLLIWPQIIDEMFKFLAEFNIHLDFKSDLFIYYYGLVLLSLTVLVFLLILIWPVELPDIPLKQTKEGRLALSNHGINQFIQTKLSGEDLSNIKVRLKNTRRQRKFYIVADSVYKQATVEELPRISYDLTKSLNDLLAGINRIPIKVDIKVNQKSNSKRKVTRVI comes from the coding sequence ATGAAGAAAAGTCAAAAAATTGTTCTGAGTATTTTCAGCCTCGGATATTTGGTTGGGCTTTGTTTGTTAATATGGCCGCAAATAATTGATGAAATGTTCAAATTTTTAGCAGAGTTTAATATACATTTAGACTTTAAGAGCGATCTTTTCATTTATTACTATGGTCTTGTACTGCTGTCACTGACCGTGCTTGTGTTTTTACTCATATTGATATGGCCGGTAGAATTACCAGATATTCCTTTGAAGCAAACCAAAGAAGGACGGCTTGCGTTGAGTAATCATGGGATCAACCAGTTTATTCAGACAAAGCTCTCAGGTGAAGATTTATCAAATATTAAAGTGAGATTGAAAAATACGCGTCGTCAACGAAAATTTTATATTGTTGCTGATTCAGTTTATAAACAGGCGACAGTCGAAGAATTACCTCGTATTTCATACGATTTAACGAAAAGCCTGAATGATTTACTCGCTGGCATAAATCGAATTCCCATTAAAGTTGATATTAAAGTAAATCAGAAATCAAACTCAAAGCGTAAAGTCACACGTGTGATTTAA
- a CDS encoding DUF2273 domain-containing protein, producing the protein MKDKKSINIWVGGLAGFILSTLLVTVGFWKTILIIVVTLLAGWIGYLLDAYNVDLSIVSKIFTRKN; encoded by the coding sequence ATGAAAGACAAAAAATCAATTAATATTTGGGTTGGTGGTCTTGCGGGTTTCATTCTGTCAACTCTATTAGTAACTGTAGGATTTTGGAAGACGATTTTGATTATAGTTGTCACCTTACTAGCAGGTTGGATTGGCTACCTGCTCGACGCATACAATGTCGATTTATCAATTGTCTCTAAAATATTTACACGTAAAAATTAA
- a CDS encoding Asp23/Gls24 family envelope stress response protein encodes MTTEKTTTQNTATENHQPKGELTFDDKVIQKVVGYAIENVTGLLGVDGGFVANIKNKIVNTDNPTDGIGVEVGKEQVAVDLDIIMEYGHNAHDIYKQLTEVITKQVRDTTSLTLVELNVEVVDIQTQKEFDASQTSLQDRVTDAGSTIKEKTSDGVDAVKKSTSQAVNDDDNRVK; translated from the coding sequence ATGACTACAGAGAAAACAACTACACAAAATACAGCAACAGAGAATCATCAACCTAAAGGTGAATTAACATTTGATGACAAAGTGATTCAAAAGGTAGTGGGCTATGCAATTGAAAACGTGACAGGATTATTAGGTGTTGACGGTGGTTTTGTCGCAAATATTAAAAATAAAATTGTTAATACGGATAATCCCACTGACGGCATTGGTGTTGAGGTCGGAAAAGAACAAGTTGCGGTAGATTTAGATATTATCATGGAATACGGCCACAACGCACATGATATTTACAAGCAACTAACAGAGGTAATCACAAAACAGGTGCGAGACACAACAAGTTTGACACTAGTTGAGTTGAATGTTGAAGTAGTTGATATTCAAACACAAAAAGAATTTGACGCATCACAAACAAGCTTACAGGATCGCGTAACAGACGCTGGTAGCACCATCAAAGAAAAAACTTCAGATGGCGTTGATGCCGTGAAAAAGTCAACTTCTCAAGCAGTGAACGATGACGACAATCGTGTCAAGTAA